ccaaaaagaaaaaaagactgcagAGGCACATTCAACTCAGGGGGTTCCTTGTAGTGGAGCGTGAGAGGGCAGGGCAGTGGGAAAAGCACAGGACCCAGGACACTAGCCAGGGGAACTCACGCTGGGGCTGCAGGTGGCTGAGCAGTGGCTGGGCATGGTCCAGGGCTCGGGTGGTCAGGTCACACACGCAGTGCTCAGCCAGGCGGCAGGCGGAGCCCAGCAGCGGGTGTCTGTCCTTGGCGGCGCTGTAAGCCTCGGAGACGGCAGTGCACGTGGCCCTGATCAGGGGAAGGGCAGCCACGCGCTGCACCACGCTCTGCAGGAAGGAGTGGCATCAGAGGGGTCCCAGGTGGAGGTGAGGGGCTCAGCCACCAGCTGGAAAGCCCGATCTGGGCCAggatgaggaggagaggaagTGTATTGAGCGCAGCTGCTTGCAGGCAATGGAGACCCTCATGGAGGTGTTTAGGGCTCTGGTTCTCAACAGCAGACACACAGCAGAACTAGTTCTGAAGGAATTGGTCTGCTccagaagtctggcaggctacagtccatggtgtcacaaaaagttggacacaactgaacacacgtgtgcgtgcgtgcacacacacacacacacacacacacacacaaagggcaTAGCCTCTGGACCATCTGAGTTCAGTTCTGGTTCCGACGCTTCCGAGCTGTATGAACTTGGGCAACTATGTgaactgctctgtgcctcagtctccttatctgtgaaatgggcttcTAGGGCTGTGAAGGGGATTCAAGGAGTCATTGTATATGAAGTGCTTGAACCAGTGAATGATGCAGACTGTATGCTGTGATTgatgctgttattgttgttgttattgttttgttgaGAGTGCCATGATGGTGGACACAGAAACAGAGAGATGCAGGCAGAGACCCAGAGATGGCAGAGGGAGAGGGTTGAGCAGAGGCCAGGTAAGCTGGTTGGGAGCGTCTGGAGAGACTCTCCTCCCTGGGCCTCATTTTGCCCCTCTGGGAAATGGGTAGAATGGGCCTCCCCCAGCCATGGTCCAAAATGCCCTAAGAGTAAGGTGCTCAAAGCAAGGGGGGTGACCCAGTCTGAAACTGTTCCCTGAGGGGGCTGTCCCCCTACCCTCTCCTGAGCCAAGCTCTGTGGGAGACACAGCCCCTCACCTGCTGATCCTGCTCCCACAAGCTGGGTCCGGGGGCCTGAGCCGCTTCGTCTTCTGACATGCCTGCTGCAAACAGGGTCACCCTGGGGGGTAGGACAGAGTGACAGGCCTTTGCACACCAGCCCTCCCAGCTCCCGCCCAGGCCCTGGGTTCTGTCTGGCTGGGCTTGGTGACCCAGGCAAGTCTTGTCTCCTCttggggtctcagtttcctcacctgtaagatgAGAAAATGATAATACCGACCTCAGACAATGCATGCACAAGGcactgcacacagtaggtgcgtacttcccaggtgactcagatggtagaggATCTgccacaattcaggagacctgctgggtcgggaaggtcccctggagaagggaatggctacccactccagcagtcgtgcctggagaattccacggacagaggagcctggcgggcttttgcaaagagtcggacacgactgagcgactaacactttcacttcagaaaACCTCTGGCGGGATGGGGGCATGGTAGTGATtcaaagcatgggctctggggggAGAGATACCTAAGATCGAGTCCTTCCTGCCATTacctgctgtgtgactttgggcaaatgcCTTCACCTGTGTGGGCTGCTTTCTCCTCTGCAAAGTGAGGGAGATCCCTGTtacccccagcccagggatggaatcgTGCAAGCAGCCCCCAGCAGGGATGCAGGTGGAGTGGGAGCCACAGAATACCAGTAAACTCACAGTCCAGTCTGAcacacagggaaactgaggcacacaacAGGTCCATGCTgggcccaaggtcactcagctaagTAGACTCAGAGAGAGAGTTCGACCTCAGACTCCCTGCCTGCAGTTcttcccctgtccccacccctgcGCCCTTAGAACCCTATTCCTCGCCCAAAAGGGAGGGTCCTGAGCTTTTGCCAAGTGGGACAAGGGTCTCAGCCACCTGCTGCGGCCTATCACATCCCACCTCTTACCAAGCCGCGGGACTCTAGCCCGTCCACCCACCCACTGGGGCCCCCGGGGACCTGCAGGGCGGTCCTGGACGCCGCCCGCGCGGCACTCACCTGGGCGCGTTCAGCCTCGGCCCCCAGGTTCCGCCACAGACCCTAGACTCGGACTCCAGTCTCCGCCCCCAGTCTGCCCCGCCCGCCTTATAGTGACTTGGGGGCAGGGCCGCGGGGGACTGACCAATGGAGAGAGGCCATGTGGGGGCGTGCCCGGGGCGGGGCTCCAGGCCCCCAGCTCTATGCAGGGGCTCCCAGAGCGCCCCACAGTTGTCATAGCAACTTGGGGGTGCTGACTACACAAGAATTGAGCTACTTTCCTTGGCCCTCACTGCTGTTGTTCCAGAGACGGTGGAGGGCCATCACAGCCCCCCAACCTCTTCACCCAGTAATCTTGGGCAAGTCCTCAAggtctttctttttgcttttaaaaatctgccACTTAACTAAGCCAGGAGAGAGGTCGGCTCATTCCTTtcgatccccattttacagatgagcaaagtgaGGATCAGAATGCTTAAATCAGgaaattccctagcagtccagtggttaggactctgcactctcactgctgagtgcccgagttcaatccctggtaagggagGTAACACCCCAAAGCCGCGCAgcgctgccaaaaaaaaaaaaaatgtttaaaccacTTGCCTCGGCTCACCTAGCAATTGAGGGAACTGATTCAAACCCAGCTCTGCCAGACTCCAGAACCCTGGCGTTCATTGCCACAGTTGAAATGACCACCCATGTGGGCATGACCCTTCTTCCAGGAgatgcaaaagaacagcatgccCCAAACATCCCAGGGACCCCCCAGTCTGACCTCGAGCCCCACCATACACAACATTGTGTTAGCAGGTGGCCCTGAGGTTCCAGAGCTGTGAAAACACAGTCCCCTGGGCCCCTGCCCACTTGTTCAGCCCCATCCAGCCTTCCCACGCTTGCCCTGGGCTTCTGCCCCCTCCCCGATTATCTCAGGCCAGCGTGAAAAATTGTTTGGAGCTCTGAAGCAATCAGGTTTAATTTAAACCTTCCCCAGGACAAGCTCTGGCAGGAATCCACTGGTAAAATGACACCCTGGGCAGTGGTCAAGGTTTTATTTCCAGTTAAGtccagggatggggaggggaggaggagatcAAATCCCAATGGCTATCCATTTGGGATTTCATGGCAtacctctcctttcctccttctgcaTCCTGGAGACCTAGGAATTTTACTTGAGAGATGCAAGGAGCACAGTgaaaccatctacttctgttcaacaattatttattagTGAAGctccacatgatgcaaagagccaactctttgggaaaAACCCCGATAgtagggaagattgagggcaagagaagaagggggaagcagaggatgatcTGGttattagatagcatcactgactcaatagacatgaatttgagcaaactccaggagattgtggaggacagagaagcctggcgtgctacagcccatggggtcacaaagagtcagacagggcttaaCAACCACAATCCAGCCTGACTCCAAGCTGAGTGATGCTAGGTAAAAGGAAATCCAGTCCCAGGTCCTGCACTCAGAAAACCACACACAAAGCGGGGAGACAGAGCCAGATTGAGACAACTTCAGTGTGGGGCCAGGGCAGGCTGGAGGAGCCAGAGACCAAGAGGTCTGAGAGATAGAGGGAAAGAACTTTCTGGAAGAGGATACAGTGTGAGCAAAGGCAATAAGGAAGGAAGGTTCAAGGTGTGTTTCTGGAAGCCTGGACGAAACAGATCCCAGAAACTATGGGAAGCCCAGTCTCACCCTTAGAAGGGGGAACTATTTGCTAAGTGGGGTGCACTGGCCTATGAAGActtgcctccccaccccagcctcatgCCCCACCCCGGGCTTCAATGGGACCCAGCCACAGCCAGGAGCATCTGGCCCTTCAAGGCCTCAGGGCCGGCACAGCGTGTGTGATTCCGGAAGAACATCTTGTCTTCGTTGGCCACCAGCCAATGATAGAGGTCGGCCAGGTTCTGGTCACAGATCCAGGGGTTGCTAGAGATGTCAAAGCCATCCTTCAGGTTCCCGGCAGCCTTCCCCAGGGAGGTCCAGAGGCCCGTGGGCACCGTGGTCAGCAAGTTGTTGGAGAGATCCAGCATGTCCAGTTTCTGCAGACCTCGGAAGGCGCCGGCCGCCACCGAGGCCAGCCTGTTGTCATTCAGGAAGAGGTAGCGAAGTTTTGGCTGGGGTGCCAGAAGGCGCTCTCCAAGCACCTGCAGTCTATTGCCTTCCAGACGCAGCCGTTCCAAGTTCAAGGGGCCCCTCAGAAGGTCAGGGGGCAACGTCTGCAGCTGGTTATTGCTAAGATCAAGGGTGAGCAGGTCGGTGAAATTCTCCAGGAGCCCAGGGGGCAGAGACTGGAGCTGGTTCTCGGACAGGTCGAGATGTTGTAGGGCTTTCAGGCCGTGCAGCCACGAGGCTTCCAGAAACTTCAGCTGGTTTTCCTTCAGCACCAGAGTGCAGAGGGCAGCTGAGACCCGGAAGAGGCCAGGGGGCAGCCGGGTCAGGGAATTGTGGGTCAGGTCGAGCACCTTTAGCTGGGGCACGGGCAGCAGGAACTTGGGGGAGAGGTTCTCCAGTCGGTTGGTGGAAAGGTGGAGTTCCTGGAGGTTAGGGATGCCTTGGAGGAAGTCGGCAGGCAGCTGAGTCAGGTTGAAAAACTCCACGGCCAGAAAGATGGTGTCAGCTGGGAGGCTTTTGGGGATTTGGGCAGGTGGCTGGCAGGAGATGGAGCTGCCATTGACCGAGGAGGACACCAGACAGGCTTCAGGATTTGGGGTGACCCCCTGGGCTGAGACTACAAATAGCAGCAACAGGAAGAAGATTCTAGAAAGATGGGAgtcccagcccaccaggctgcaggCAATGACAGAAAAGACCTTAATAAGTCAAAATTAAGATATTAGATATCCAGCAAGATTAAAAATACACCCAGAATCTGCCTGCTTCTTACCATCTCTACTCTCACCAACCTGGACCCTGCCACTTCTTTGCTGGGCTGGAATAATGGAGTCACTTCCGCTCTTAGCTTCCACCctcgctccccccgccccccagagcTGCCCGGAGTAACTCCTGTTCCAGGAAGAATTCTAATTCTATGAAAGCCTGAGTTTCTTAGTCTGACCCTTAAATACTACCCTTTCCTAGTGCCAGTCCAACCTCAATGCGCTATTAATTATTTGCAGTTTAACTTGCTAATTTCTTCTGCTCTCACTTGTTTCTTGGGTTATTTCTTAGCTCCCTGGTTCCGTGTTTTGAAGGCAGAGCCCACAAACTTTTATTCATCCTGCAAACCGCCAGCTCCAATGCCCCCTCCTTTCCACAAAGCTTTCTTGACCCTCCCAAGAAGAAAACTGTTTCCCCTTGGGAAACAGTTGGGGCTTCTGCTCCTCATGGTCCCTCCAGCAGTGATGCCCCAAGCCCAGCAGCACTAGAGACCACCTGAACACCCTTGGTTGCTACAACCCATGGACCACTTGGGGTTCctgtgctgtgtgtatgtgtcaactACAACTTGGCACCTACcgtctacctctacaaggattaactcatgtgctgctgcagctgctgattttcaacaacccctgaaaggagttcagggtggagagcagaaatgaggcactctgtgctcggGGGTGAGGGGTGAGGTGGCAGTGGGCGGGGACAACTGACAGGACAGGTCTTCAGGTACTTACTTCCAGGAGCTAGTTTTATGCGCCCAGTCCTTGTATCTCCttttatctagaaaagcactaaaatccttcatagTGACGAGTGCTCCCTGTGACTAGCAGAAAGTTTCtaccaaatatatacatatatatatatatatataggcttgattgcatgtactcccccttcacAAAATCACATCTATACTGACCTCcccccctgcctctttggagcagtctctcagagctatctgaggtgctgtttCCCAggttgcagtcctcattttgccccaaataaaacttaacttatGTCGACATATGGGAGTGAGTCTGTCCATTGGAGCAGCCTGACTGTCAGTCTGCTCCAGCCTGCAGGCCAATGTCTGAACCTGGAACTTCAGTGGGTCAGACAGATTGTCCGTATGTCTCCGCGGTGTTGATATCAGTTCTGCCCagggcgggtggggtggggacctACCTCTGTTTTCGCTCTGGGTTCCAAGAGGACATGGTGGCCTCTCTCTTTTCCATCCAGGTTCCCTGGGTCTGGCAAGGTGGCCTTAGACCTGTCTAAGCTAGGGGCAGGGGCAGCAACCATAGGGAAGTCTCCACCCACATCCTGTTCCGGATAGGGGCTGACCTGAGCCAGGCAGGGCAAAGGGAGGGGTCAGGATTGCAAAATTGCTTCCTGTCAAGGGGAGGACAGGAAGAGGGCTGCCTACCCCCTTCTTGACCCTGTTTCTGCCTAGTTTTTCTTTCCCCGAGTCCTGCTTTTGGAGAGTGGGTACCCAAGGGTCTTTGAGGCTGAGTTCCCACATCTCCTAACCTAGGAATCAAGGGTCAGGTTTGCAAGGTGCCAGTCTGTCCTGAGGGATGGGGACGTCTCTTGGAGCAAGAGGTACTATTTACAATAAATTTGAGCAACCTGGAAGCTCAGTggagagaacaacaacaacaaaaaaaaaacatttgtctTAAATTCATGagatatccttttatttttttaaataaaatcattaaaaaaaaatagaattcaaaaGCAAGTGATGCCAAAAGTCTCCACAGTCTTTGAACGATGGCCCGtgataaattgcttcagtcatgtctgactctttgcgaccccatggactgtagcccaccagactcctctgtccatgggatttctcgggcaataatactggagttgaaggaggaaaggaacaggccGAACTgactccatcttgaaaaagaaggaaactccatcTTACATTCCCAGTGAACTTTGGACTATGTGCTTGGTAGCCATGGAGATCACATACCTATGGCCAAACAGGCCTCCCCGACTGATAGACCCCCCCATACCAAGATTTCCCTTCACCAGAAAGAATGTAATAATCCCCTATGTAGTCAATCACCTTTGTAATCTTTATGGGCCCATTGGTGTAGGTTACAATGAATAACCAGCTGACCCTTCTGATTATGAATCATGGCTGTAACCTGATTTTGTCTCCCTTTAACATTTTCCAGGCTAGgtttaaggaatttggggatgtgGGCTTGAGCACATACACTTAAGGTacataaggttttcacaaaagtcAGTCGGGATCCCTGGCTAAAGAGGTCACCCTGCCTAGGAcccactggtgtaataaactgcattcCACAATCCACACTGTCCTTCTgaatgagtttgtttcccggagcATTTGCCTATAGCATTTGGTGCATTGGTGGTATACTGGCGAGCATAGCTGCTTTCCAAGCAGTTGACCTGGggaactcctcactttgaggagacaagtcccatttgGGGCCACTCCGAGGCCTCACGGCTCGGATCTTCTAGAGGGGGGAAGGTGCCTCGCCCTTCTGGAAAGATTCCATTCCTCAACGCCTGGATCTTTCATGTTAGTGCGTAGTGGATGACAGCAAGGTAGTTGAGCACTCAGGTAAGGAGGttcccacccagcagggtggaagagggggcatGATAAAACCCCCTGGGAGGGAACGGGAAACATTGACCGTGAATGTTACAAGGAGATGATGTCTGCTAATCTCGAGGTAAATTACTACCAGGCGATTGCGAGAGGGATTTTGGGGGAAGAAACTTGGTCTTTGTGTGCTGGTATTCTGCCCTCCCTGAGGAGGTgtcccatctgctgtgaaattcttgaccccctcagaattgtcaggctagaaggagggggatacataaGTGAGTACGAATTGGCTTTTCCAGAGACAGCCTGGGAtgtgggatatttaacccatctgtgttttcatctgcacctgatcaagcccaccaaggcagaatggactttaaaagTTAACAGAGAAACAGTCCTGGACCACATGGTATTCTGGTTTGGCCATGCTGACGGGCAGGTGACGGCCATGGTGACGGGCAGatccctctgggatctggcaggtaaggttcttctcaccccaattaggaaggaggtgGAATGGCGATTTACATGTTTCATTGAGTGGAAATAACAGAAGTACTTAGGGTACCAAGAACTTTATAGACAGAACGAAAAGCAAAAGTAGAACAAGatccgagaaggtaagcaagatgtggggaagtgaatctaaggcaactatattggagtgcatgattaaaatttttaagaagggATTTGGAGGAGACTTTGGGGTGAAGATGACGCCTAAccgcctccacatactctgtgaggttgaatggccccctatgggaataggatggccaccagaggacaccatgaacttaaaaacagtggaagcagtctatacagtagtcacaggagagccggGTCACCGGTATCAATacccatctattgactcatggctgcAGTTAGCTCAAGACCCTCCTTCTTGGATGAGGTTTTGTATacagaagagaaaggggaaaatattaatggcacaaaaa
This genomic window from Cervus canadensis isolate Bull #8, Minnesota chromosome 4, ASM1932006v1, whole genome shotgun sequence contains:
- the LRG1 gene encoding leucine-rich alpha-2-glycoprotein — translated: MEKREATMSSWNPERKQSLVGWDSHLSRIFFLLLLFVVSAQGVTPNPEACLVSSSVNGSSISCQPPAQIPKSLPADTIFLAVEFFNLTQLPADFLQGIPNLQELHLSTNRLENLSPKFLLPVPQLKVLDLTHNSLTRLPPGLFRVSAALCTLVLKENQLKFLEASWLHGLKALQHLDLSENQLQSLPPGLLENFTDLLTLDLSNNQLQTLPPDLLRGPLNLERLRLEGNRLQVLGERLLAPQPKLRYLFLNDNRLASVAAGAFRGLQKLDMLDLSNNLLTTVPTGLWTSLGKAAGNLKDGFDISSNPWICDQNLADLYHWLVANEDKMFFRNHTRCAGPEALKGQMLLAVAGSH